The proteins below come from a single Garra rufa chromosome 3, GarRuf1.0, whole genome shotgun sequence genomic window:
- the polr2m gene encoding protein GRINL1A, whose amino-acid sequence MSSVWTARQGEVGDLSSKSKDQLLEILSRQEKLLSNKRFIQSLPDKGKKIADFVEKVHLALGHLEEEERKQASLISVRTEFQAKYQDALAKRSTDKHLDSNLDMIIPSHDRNKANVNIDGANISENGGLLGQEESLTSQLEAAETLMKDTELVEAFGQVTLDESNNDSNQDTIKTVSPSKLFLGKQHQKKPHYIEVLEKTEQSVNMRKPKFKPNQLPVKSSSPSQASGSTTPLTAEARRQQDRKHLDDITAAKLPPLHYSPAQLLSLEESSALLQEQTRKNLELQAKQAAQKLADGLSFKIESYNPEGGPLPAYQEVRDDGAQLSSEED is encoded by the exons ATGTCGTCGGTGTGGACAGCGCGCCAAGGGGAAGTAGGTGATCTGAGCAGCAAGAGTAAAGATCAGCTCTTGGAGATACTTTCAAGACAAGAAAAGTTGCTGTCTAATAA GAGATTTATTCAGAGCCTTCCAGATAAGGGAAAGAAGATTGCTGACTTTGTGGAGAAAGTACACCTTGCACTTGGACATCTGGAAGAGGAGGAGAGAAAACAAGCAAGTTTAATCTCTGTCCGGACAGAGTTTCAAGCTAAATATCAGGACGCCCTTGCCAAGCGAAGCACAGATAAACATTTAGACTCTAATTTGGACATGATTATCCCATCCCATGACAGAAACAAAGCCAATGTCAATATCGATGGGGCTAACATATCGGAAAATGGTGGTCTGCTGGGCCAAGAGGAGTCTTTGACATCCCAGCTAGAGGCTGCTGAAACACTGATGAAAGACACAGAGCTTGTGGAGGCTTTTGGACAAGTAACTCTTGATGAAAGTAACAATGATTCCAACCAAGACACCATAAAAACTGTATCTCCTAGTAAGCTCTTTCTGGGTAAACAGCATCAGAAGAAACCACATTATATAGAAGTTCTGGAGAAGACAGAGCAAAGTGTGAATATGAGGAAGCCCAAATTCAAGCCAAATCA GTTACCTGTAAAATCTTCATCACCTAGTCAGGCCTCTGGCAGCACCACACCGCTCACTGCAGAAGCCAGAAGACAACAAGACCGAAAACACCTGGATGACATCACTGCGGCTAAGCTTCCACCCCTGCACTACAGTCCCGCTCAGCTGCTGTCATTAGAGGAGTCATCTGCCCTTCTACAAGAGCAGACCAGAAAAAACTTG GAGTTGCAGGCCAAACAAGCTGCCCAGAAGCTGGCAGATGGTCTGAGTTTCAAGATAGAGAGTTACAACCCAGAAGGAGGCCCACTGCCAGCCTACCAAGAGGTGCGTGATGATGGGGCCCAGCTTTCCTCAGAGGAGGACTGA
- the serf2b gene encoding small EDRK-rich factor 2 — MTRGNQRELARQKNAKKHTDQSKGKRNEDGLSAAARKQRDAEIMQQKQKKANEKGDPKGK; from the exons ATGACGA GGGGGAATCAGCGTGAGCTTGCCCGTCAGAAGAATGCTAAGAAGCATACTGATCAATCCAAAGGGAAAAGAAATGAGGATGGCCTCTCAGCAGCTGCCCGTAAGCAAAG AGATGCTGAAATCATGCAGCAGAAGCAAAAAAAGGCAAATGAGAAGGGGGATCCTAAAGGCAAATAA
- the harbi2 gene encoding putative nuclease HARBI1, which yields MASPYLENPVDIGAQIVQRALRRERVIRDKQNPLAFSDEHLYERYRFSAEGMLYLCRLLEPHIKNPTRRSHATTVPQMICIALRFFASGTYLYEVGDAEKLSKNTVCRTIRRVVIALQRYINTFIVFPGHLPTEAIKEGFSKIAGFPKVIGALDCTHIPISTPTKQTEADYLNRNATHSINVQMTCDHQCMVTSLDARWPGSMHDTQIFEKSLLGQHFQEGLFDGLLVGDQTYACQSFLMTPYPDLETKPQHDFNMALNQTRLKIDTTFAILKARFNCLRDLRVSPERASQIVGACVILHNIATIRKEWVPNEYDLPPDDIDSFTQDHPAGTAVRDAITAEYFP from the exons ATGGCTTCGCCGTATTTGGAGAATCCTGTAGACATCGGAGCCCAAATTGTACAAAGGGCTTTGCGCAGGGAAAGAGTTATTAGAGATAAACAAAACCCACTGGCTTTCTCTGACGAGCACCTATATGAGAGATACAGATTTTCAGCGGAGGGAATGCTATATCTTTGTCGGCTTCTTGAACCGCATATTAAAAACCCGACGCGGCGAAGCCATGCGACCACTGTCCCGCAAATGATTTGTATTGCTCTGCGTTTCTTTGCAAGTGGCACATACCTGTATGAGGTGGGCGATGCCGAGAAGCTCAGCAAAAACACAGTTTGCCGAACAATTCGTAGGGTGGTTATCGCACTCCAGAGATACATAAACACTTTCATTGTGTTCCCTGGACATTTACCCACTGAGGCCATAAAAGAGGGCTTCTCTAAAATAGCTG GATTCCCAAAAGTTATTGGAGCACTAGATTGCACGCACATTCCAATCTCAACACCAACAAAACAAACTGAGGCTGATTATCTTAACAGAAATGCTACTCATAGCATCAATGTTCAG ATGACTTGTGACCATCAGTGTATGGTCACAAGTCTGGATGCCAGATGGCCTGGCTCTATGCATGACACCCAAATTTTTGAGAAGTCATTGTTAGGCCAGCACTTTCAAGAAG GGCTGTTTGATGGTCTGTTGGTGGGAGACCAAACTTACGCATGCCAGAGCTTTTTGATGACTCCCTACCCTGACCTTGAGACAAAACCACAGCATGACTTTAACATGGCTCTTAATCAAACCAGGCTCAAGATAGACACGACTTTTGCCATTTTAAAGGCACGGTTTAACTGTCTTCGTGACCTAAGAGTGTCACCAGAGCGGGCATCTCAGATTGTAGGTGCATGTGTTATCCTCCACAACATAGCCACGATAAGGAAGGAGTGGGTTCCAAATGAATATGATCTTCCACCTGATGATATCGACTCCTTCACTCAGGACCATCCAGCTGGCACAGCTGTCAGAGATGCCATCACAGCAGAATATTTCCCTTAG
- the sema4bb gene encoding semaphorin-4B — protein MATKCKVQWKVSLETTNSVWLLFGTIWIFLAGVLQATVASEDDVTARISFTYNAEGRSAREFSVAGVYNYSTLLLSPDENKIYVGARENIFSLSLDNISVTYLQKTLTWSTPERKRKECIFKGKDPQTDCFNYIKILLRLNSTHLYVCGTYAFSPICAYINISSFSLERDENGVHVMEDGRGRCPFNPEYRSTAITVDGELYTATVSNFQGNEPTIYRSLGSGTPLKTENSLNWLQDPAFVGSAHITGSDSERSDDQIYFFFSEMGKEFDFFDNTIVSRIARVCKEDQGGERVLQKKWTTFLKAQLLCSLPDDGFPFNIIQDVYVLSDQRKKNTLLYAVFTSQWSKGLAGSSAVCVFSMDQVEKAFNGRYKEVNRETQQWYTHTHSVPEPRPGMCITNASRQLGIDSSLDMPDKVLNFVKDHFLMDSPVKSRPVLFTHSTHYTQIAVHHVQGLHRAYDVMFIGTDDGRLQKAVNVAGMMHIIEEIQLFPVQQPVQNIELDSAKGLLFVSSHSGIVQLPVANCSFHNNCGECVLARDPYCAWTGTHCTDVTRIPPQNHWQQDIEKADTLKCNSTMLSVNSESSVLPRSFPISQESDCELIIIPANTLRLLPCNLRSNHAHRKWSYKPDVGHFLFPSSDGGLVVSGRAGSDEVFSCWSEEHGFRQLLANYCVKAEPLSESTTNTGRMDTHLIIQSISSDILSSESARSAQMRIKTYATELAVVCVLLAVCVLSFGLSVAYRHRGRMKEVLRGGEQTGGAQKNTVRPGESLPLNAGVLPTSPSDHKSYQTLEESCGYIITSSETSTQNNSKEAQTLAQSPQNGFKESHVEVSDICPRPRVRLGSEIRDSVV, from the exons ATGGCAACCAAATGTAAAGTCCAATGGAAAGTATCCTTGGAAACCACAAACTCTGTCTGGCTCTTGTTCGGGACCATATGGATTTTTTTGGCTGGAGTTTTACAAGCAACCGTGGCGAGTGAAGATGATGTCACAGCACGCATCAGTTTCACATACA atgcCGAAGGACGATCAGCGAGAGAGTTCTCTGTGGCTGGTGTGTATAACTATTCAACCCTTCTGCTGAGCCCAGATGAAAACAAGATCTACGTGGGAGCCCGGGAGAACATATTCTCTCTCAGCCTGGACAACATCAGCGTGACGTATCTACAGAAAACA CTCACATGGAGCACTCCAGAAAGGAAGAGGAAAGAGTGTATCTTCAAGGGAAAGGAtccacag ACTGATTGTTTCAACTACATCAAGATTTTACTGCGACTGAACAGCACACACTTGTATGTGTGTGGAACATATGCCTTCAGTCCCATCTGTGCTTACAtt AACATTTCAAGTTTCTCTTTGGAAAGAGATGAAAACGGGGTACACGTTATGGAGGACGGACGTGGACGCTGTCCATTTAATCCAGAATACAGATCTACAGCAATTACAGTGG ATGGGGAACTGTACACTGCTACTGTCAGTAACTTCCAGGGAAATGAACCCACCATATATAGGAGTCTAGGGTCTGGCACCCCTCTCAAAACGGAGAACTCTCTCAACTGGCTCCAGG ACCCAGCGTTTGTAGGTTCTGCTCATATTACGGGTTCAGACAGCGAGAGAAGCGATGATCAGATCTACTTTTTCTTCAGCGAGATGGGAAAAGAGTTCGACTTCTTTGATAACACCATAGTGTCCAGGATTGCACGTGTGTGTAAG GAGGATCAAGGTGGGGAGAGAGTCCTGCAGAAGAAATGGACCACATTTCTGAAAGCTCAACTCTTGTGTTCGCTACCGGATGATGGCTTTCCTTTCAACATCATACAGGATGTATATGTGCTTTCAGACCAGCGCAAGAAAAACACACTCCTCTATGCAGTCTTCACTTCTCAGTG GAGTAAAGGTCTAGCAGGCAGTTCAGCAGTTTGTGTGTTCAGCATGGATCAGGTAGAAAAAGCATTTAATGGCCGTTACAAAGAAGTGAACCGAGAGACGCAGCAGTggtacacacacactcactctgtACCAGAACCAAGACCTGGAATG TGTATTACTAATGCTTCAAGGCAGCTTGGAATAGACTCATCCCTTGATATGCCAGATAAAGTACTAAACTTTGTGAAAGATCACTTCCTGATGGACAGCCCTGTAAAAAGTCGGCCTGTGCTCTTCACACACTCTACGCACTACACACAAATAGCTGTGCACCACGTGCAAGGCCTTCACAGAGCTTACGATGTGATGTTCATCGGCACAG ATGATGGACGTTTGCAAAAAGCTGTGAATGTAGCTGGTATGATGCACATTATTGAGGAGATCCAGCTGTTCCCAGTGCAACAACCTGTACAAAATATAGAACTGGATTCAgctaag GGTTTGTTATTTGTGTCGTCACACTCCGGTATTGTCCAGCTGCCAGTAGCAAACTGCAGTTTCCATAACAACTGTGGCGAGTGTGTTTTGGCCAGAGACCCATACTGTGCCTGGACAGGCACACACTGTACTGACGTCACACGTATCCCGCCACAAAA ccattggcagcaggatatcgaAAAGGCAGACACTTTAAAATGTAACAGCACAATGCTTAGCGTGAACTCTGAGAGCTCAG TGTTACCACGTTCTTTCCCAATTTCCCAAGAATCTGATTGCGAACTCATCATCATCCCAGCTAATACTCTTCGCCTGCTACCCTGCAATCTTCGCTCCAACCATGCTCATAGGAAATGGTCATACAAGCCAGATGTAGGTCACTTCCTGTTCCCAAGCTCGGATGGTGGGTTGGTAGTCAGTGGCCGAGCAGGCAGCGATGAGGTCTTCTCATGTTGGTCAGAAGAACATGGCTTCAGGCAGCTCTTGGCCAATTATTGTGTAAAGGCAGAGCCTTTATCTGAGTCCACAACCAATACTGGGCGGATGGATACGCATCTTATAATCCAAAGCATTTCATCAGACATCTTGTCTAGCGAATCGGCACGCTCCGCTCAAATGCGCATAAAGACGTATGCTACAGAGCTTGCAGTAGTGTGTGTGCTGTTAGCTGTTTGTGTGCTTTCGTTCGGGCTCTCGGTAGCATATCGACACAGGGGCCGGATGAAGGAGGTACTGAGAGGAGGAGAACAAACTGGAGGAGCCCAAAAGAACACAGTCAGGCCTGGGGAGAGTTTACCCCTCAATGCTGGTGTGCTTCCAACCTCCCCATCCGACCACAAAAGCTACCAGACGTTGGAGGAAAGCTGTGGTTATATAATCACTTCATCAGAGACAAGCACGCAGAACAACTCCAAGGAAGCACAGACGCTCGCCCAATCACCCCAGAATGGCTTTAAAGAAAGCCATGTGGAAGTCAGTGACATTTGCCCTCGGCCACGGGTACGACTGGGCTCTGAGATCAGAGACTCTGTGGTGTAA